TTCTAGCTTTTAATTCATTAGAAACTTTGAAGTCTCTTCCATATATAAAGTAAACATTCAGAAGTAAAATAACCATAGAAATTATTGCTACTGGTGATGTATTAAATAAAAACTCATTAAATCCTAATCCACTCTCATGTCCAATAATTAACTGAGTTGGGTCTCCGATTAATGTTGCGTTTCCACCAATGTTTGCTGCCATTATCTCTGTTATTACAAATGGGAATGGATTTAATCTTAATTCCCCCGCCAGTAATATAGATATTGGTGCCATTAGTAATATAGTTGTTACGTTATCTAGGAACGCTGAACAAACTGCTGTTACTATTGCTAGGAAAACTATTAATAAGAATGGTTCTCCTTTTACAAACTTTGCCAAAGTAATAGCAAACCATTGGAACACTCCTGTTTCAGAGATAAGGTGTACTATTATCATCATACCAATTAATAAAAATAAAATTTCTAATCTACTTGCAATTGCATGTAGTGCTTCTTCTTCATTAAATATTCCTACCATAGCCATTGCTAGTCCACCTAGCATTGTTGCCCATGCTCCAGGAATCTTCTCTGTTATTATACAATAGAATACTGCTATAAAAATACCAAGCCCTATTATTAAGCTTATCATAACTCTTCACTTCCTTTTTATATATGTAATATTTTTCTTATAATATCTGATCTTAGAATAATTCCAAGATATTTACCACTTTCAACAACATATATTCTCGTTACTCCACGGCTCATAAATAAATAAGATACTTCCATTAATGAGGATTCTTTATCAATTATTACAACACCCTCTCTTCTATAAAGCTCTTCTATTGTAGTCGTTTTTTCATTTATTAAATAGTTTTCAAATGGCTCTCCTATAGTCATAAAGTTTAAGTCATTTAAAATTGTTGTGTATTTAGGCATTCCAAAAGCTATTAGCTCTCTTTCTGTTATCTCTCCTAAAAAGTTATTATTCTTATCAACTACAGGTATACCACTAACTTTTTCCATTATTATTTTTTTGGCAATGTCCTCTAGTGTACTTGTTGGTAAAACTGGTTGGGGTGCATTTGTCATTAAATCCTCTGCTGTTATATTGTGGTCTACTTCAATATTTGCAGCTTCTAAAATTTTAATTGTTTCATGAGGATTTTTTTCTTTAATTATAGTATCTAATATTTCTTTATTTTTTGTAGCTAATTTAGATACTCCTGACATAATTTTTAAAATCTTTTTACCTTTTAAAACATCTGCAACTACAAGAATGATTATTTTAATCTCTTCCTCTTTGTTATCAAGAGTTTTTACTTTCACTGGTTTTTCTGGAAAACCAATTGCAACTAAAATATCATCATAGTGATCTAATCTTGCATGGGGAATTGCAACTCCATGCCCTAAGTATGTTGATGCTTCCTCTTCCCTTTTTAAAACAGCCTTCTTCATTAAGGCTTTTTCATGTCTTAGAGATTTGTTATTTTCAACGATTTGATCTAATAAATTTTCTATCAATTCATTGATGTTCTCTCCCTTGACGTTTGGAATAATTACTTTTTCTGATAGATAGCTAGACAGCTTCATGTAAACACCTCCGTTTTTTTTACACTTCTTTATCTTACGTTCGTTTTTAGTATAGCACATTTTTACAAAAAGTAAATACTTTTTGAATCATGATTCAACTTTTTTTCTACTTTCTTAAAGGAACCCTCTTTAATTCTCAGTATAATATGATGCGAAATTATTTTAAATTTAAAGGAGAGATTAATTATGAAAAAATTATTAGCAATGTTAGCATTATCTTTAGCAATGGTGGCTTGTGGAGAAAAACAGGATACTGC
The genomic region above belongs to Candidatus Cetobacterium colombiensis and contains:
- a CDS encoding CBS domain-containing protein, which translates into the protein MKLSSYLSEKVIIPNVKGENINELIENLLDQIVENNKSLRHEKALMKKAVLKREEEASTYLGHGVAIPHARLDHYDDILVAIGFPEKPVKVKTLDNKEEEIKIIILVVADVLKGKKILKIMSGVSKLATKNKEILDTIIKEKNPHETIKILEAANIEVDHNITAEDLMTNAPQPVLPTSTLEDIAKKIIMEKVSGIPVVDKNNNFLGEITERELIAFGMPKYTTILNDLNFMTIGEPFENYLINEKTTTIEELYRREGVVIIDKESSLMEVSYLFMSRGVTRIYVVESGKYLGIILRSDIIRKILHI